In Gossypium hirsutum isolate 1008001.06 chromosome D01, Gossypium_hirsutum_v2.1, whole genome shotgun sequence, the genomic window GGGTGTATTCCATATatgctttttttttataaaaaaatacaaaaaatatatttaaaaaattaaaaccccTAAAAATAGGATCATTTGgcaaatatatgaattaaaaaaagtaatttaattatgttaataaattgGGTTTGGAAAACTCAAATTGAGAGAGAAATTTTGAAGGAGGCGTTACGTATGATAtctgaaaaaagaaaatattttcatgttATCAATATGATGATGTGGCAAAACATTTTTCATCTGtctagaaaatatatatttaaaattacaaataatttgatgaaaaataaattaaaaatttaagtgagaagctattttaaataaattataaaaagtaaaaggaaatggttttaattttaattttatttgttgagaaaattcaaaaatcaaattaattaatataaatagtgatacatacatgcatgcataatatttaattaataattaatgacAATTCTTTTTATTCTACCACGCGCCATTTGAAGTGAGTGGACCCAAGTGTCCCGAACCTTCGGGAGACAAACGCTCGATTACGATTTGAGTAACGAAAAGCTCGACTGCGTGCACTTCACGCATACGAGTAAGAGTGTATTGCTTATTTAAGTCGTAGTGAAAAAGGTACCAAAagtgcaaaaaaagaaaaaaaaattgcttgAAGAAGAAAATCCCAGCGAGAGTCAGTCTGCAATCTGTCTTTGTTTCTTTATAAATTtgtaaaccaaaaaaattaatttcttcatttaatattattatttttatattaattatataattattttgttggAGAAAAATATAAATAGCGTTTGTTCTTCACATAGTCCAGCTTTAATGGCGTGAGAGCGTACACAAACGGAAGagagtatatatatgtatatgtgtttatgtatatgtatatgtatatgtatatgtgtttttTCTTAAAAGTAAAACCGTATGTGATCTCCTTCAATCTTTGCATGCTTCACCAAACTCttttacaaaaaaagaaaacccaaaaacccaaaATATGATTTCTGATATcaatgaaatgaaatgccatttGGTTTCCAATCCTTGAAGAAAACCCAcgctttttttcttttgctttttctcaAAATCTGAGCAAAACCCAGATGTTAAAAAGTGGTAATCTGTTCTGggtatttgttgttttttttaagttttttttttgtttgatttaatctgatgtttgtgttttgattgtttcttttgttcttgttgttgttgttgttcttgttgtTGTTGTGTCTGTTTGTTTGTGTTTGATGTTGGAATCTACTGCTGAGATTGGGAACATGAAGGATGATGAAGAGTTTGAAATGTTATTAGATGAGATCCCTCATGCAACATCtcataatcatcatcatcatcatcatcaacatgaGAGGAAGAATCATGTGAATGGGTCCTTACATGGCATGTATGGCAATGGTTTTATGTATGATGATGACCCATCATCAAGTTACTTACATAATCGTACATGCGTTTCCCCTGTAAGCGGTTTCTCTTTACTATCAGATGGTTCATCTTCAAGCTTGTTTTCACACAATGGGCAGTCTTTTTCTGACCATggatcaccaccaccaccattaGAGGACTTTAAGCCACACTTGTTTGGTGAACTTGATCTTTGTAGGAACTTTAGTAAACTGTATATTAGCAATGATCAAGAGAATTTGGGTTCTAGTTTTAGAGATTTCTCCCTTGAATCCAATGGGATTCAACGTTTTGATCAATTCAATGTTGAGAAACATGGTGTTTGTGATACATTGAGGAAAGGGTTTTCTGAATTTATGCCTTTGAGTTTCAATGGTGGGATGGCATTTTCTGGTTTGCCCCATAATTTATTAGGTCCTCAAATGTATCCTCAAGGGATGGGTTGTTGGAATGGTACAATGAGATCACCATGGCAGAACAAGGATCAAGCTTGTAATGTATTGAATTTAAGCCCTTCTTTGAGTAATGGTGAGCTGATTGTTCATGGTTCTCCCCGGCCGGTTCGAAACATGTTAAACCAGGGGATGCCATTGTCCAATGGCTTGGCTAGACCTAGAGCTCATTCAAATGTTGGGGCTTTTAGTAATGAGGATAGTTTCATTATTCAAGGAgatggtttaaattatgtaatgatcAATAAGGGGCTTGATTGTTCGAGAGGGCTAAACAAGGCAAAGGATATTGGTGCGAGTAAGCATCGAGAAGGAAGGTTGCAACTCGATAATTGGTCTCAATTTGCACCAGCTTGTGGAAATTCTAAGAATGCTGCTAAGTTATGTACCTCGTTTTCTTTGCCGCCTAAGTATAACTCGTTGGCTGAAGCTCGTGGATATATATACTTGATAGCGAAAGATCAACATGGTTGTAGGTttttacaacggctattcgatgaGGGTACCCGAGAGGATGTTGAAATGATATTTAAGGAGATTATTGATCATGTGGTCGAACTTATGATGAACCCTTTCGGGAATTATCTTATGCAGAAGTTATTGGAAGTGTGTAATGAACAACAGAGAATGCAGATTTTGTTAATGGCTACTGAGGAACCGGGTCAACTTGTTAGAATATCTCTAAACACGCATGGGTATGTATGAGAACACCGTGCTTTCGATATGTTTGTATTTGCTGATTGTATTTCTAATATTGTTTTTCCTTGTTTCAGGACTCGTGTGGTGCAAAAGTTGATTGAGACACTCAAAACCAGGCAACAAATTTCGCTTGTTGTATCAGCTCTTGAGCCTGGGTTTTTATCACTCATCAAGGACTTGAATGGCAATCATGTCGTACAGCGTTGCTTGCAATGTCTTAGCTGTGAAGATAACAAGGTAAAGCCTTCCATCTTATAGATTTCTAGGTGTTAACAAAGGGAATCTTTTCTGTTCCATTCTGGTTTTGTTCCTTAATTCAAAGTAAAATGTTAGTCTCTTTTTGGGGTCTATATGTGTAATTGTCATACATGATTGCATTCCTTAAATCACAACCAAATTAAGCTTTAGTGACACGAAAACCGGAATGCATCATATTGCATATCGAAACTTCACAACTGAAAAGAATTACTTAGTGATACTTTGTGTAACCTAGTAGTTTTGCTTAAAATTCAATTAAGACAATGATGCATGTGTGCATATCAAGTTTTGTTTGTTCATCTCTTTTTCTCGAGCCATTTACTTTCCTCAGTAGCAGACATTGACAATGGCCTTTTTTTCCCGATCATTTTGACAGTTTATTTTCATTGCTGCTGCAAAGTATTGTGTTGATATTGCAACTCATCAACGCGGCTGTTGTGTATTGCAACGATGCATCAGTCATTCCACCGGGGAATATCGAGATAATTTGGTTGAAGAAATATCCTCCAATGGACTTCTACTTGCACAGGACGCATATGGGTAAGTATCTCTGCTTGCATTTTCCCgggaagaaagaaaaggaaaaagtaaaCTTGACTTTCATAATTTTGACATGTAGTTGTTTATACAATTATAAATTTCTGGTTTACCGAGTAGCCAAACTTTCTGGTTTGACTGATAATGCAAAATAGTGCAGTAAGCTGAAAATCTTCTTTGCATGTTTGAATGTATTAATGGCTTATTTTGTATCATGGACTTGTATTACGATAATAAATTCAGACATTAAACATGCTGAGCAAGTTATCATATCGGTTTAGTGTTCATATTGTTATCGGAAAACAACTGTTTGTTCTTGGTTGGCCTATATTGTAACGAGACTGATCAGTTCATTCCAAAAACGGTATTCCCCGGTGCCCCTGAATTTGTTTTTCGTTTTGCAGAAATTATGTTGTTCAGTTCATCTTGGAATTAAAAATTCCATCTGCCACTTCAACTTTGATCTCTCAATTTGAAGGGAACTACGTGCACCTCTCGTCTCAGAAGTTCAGCAGTCACGTGGTCGAAAAATGTCTCATGGTGTTAAATGACGAGAGCCGATCGAAACTCATTCATGAATTGCTGTCTACAGCTCACTTTGAACGATTGCTTCAAGATCCGCATGCAAACTACGTCGTGCAAACCGCTCTCCGTGTATCCGAGGTTCGAGAATCAATCACTTTTCCCATTATTTACAAAACCCCCACTCCCTTGTTTtgattcttcatttttcttctttatattAGGGATCTCTGCACAATTCCCTCGTAGAAGCAATTGAGTCCCATAAAGCAATATCACGCAACAGCCCGTATTCGAAGAGGATTCTCTCTCAGAAGCTACTCAAAAAGTGAATGTACATTCTCCCCCTTTACTTTTTGTTGTTTTGTGTCAACTAAAACtatcatctatatatatatatatggaaaaacCGGACTTGAAACCGTAAAAACGAGCTCTCGCGTTTAACCTGAGGAAGAGTTTTTGTCTTCTAAAAATGGCATGGGAAATCCCCTTCCATGTGCTCCAAAGAGTGTAAAAGATAAAAAAGCAATTTTGAACTATAAAGTTGCTTAATTTTTGGACATTGTATTATTTATGTTGTCTTGTTGATCTTTATCTATGGTATTTGGAtgttttcttttgcaattgtacAATGTAAAGAATGTTAGGggtttttttcttcttgtttcgGTTCCGTAGTTTGGAAATCGAGGAAGAAAGGGTTGCAGATCTTGAGATTCGAGTCTTTGATTTATAAGATCTTACTTATTAAAGAGTGATTGTATGAACCAACTGAATGCAACAAATcgaaattttttttcactttggaAATAATGAAAGGGGTTGAGAATTTCAAGATTCAAATATCGGATTTGCGATACGAACCAAATTTTGATTACAACTCGTATTCGACATTCATTCCGTTTTTTAAAAAGATTAGTTGTGTAAACCAAACCTTGATTACAAACTCGTATTTGACATTCATTCTTTCTAAGTTTTCAAGATTCAAATATAGATTACCTTTCAAAAGTTTACTGgtatgaatcaaatttttatttcaaacGCATATTTGACATTGAAGAAAGTGCGCTCCCTCAAAATAGtggaaattcattttaaaaaaaaaagattagttGTATGAATCGAATTTTGATTACATGCTCGAATTCGATATTGATTCTCATGAAAAAAGTgcattttttgaaataataaaaaggatCAAAGATTTCGagattttaatattgtatttttaattatatttaatttaattataacctCGAATTTGACATTCATCTAATATTAGaaacattatttaaaaaagaaaaaaaaaccttatttacagtttgatttaaattattattgaataattataaaatatatcaatattaatataaaatcttGCAAAATATTCATTCTCAATTAAATTTCAAtcgattaatttattaaaaaaatcatttaaaaactgATGTATGGGCAAAAAAAAACACAGTTACAATaattaaaatagtatttaattaattaattttaaaattatgaaccCGACAAGGCCAAGTAACCTACGGGAAGTAGCGCGTCATAAAATATTCCTCGCCAAGTGGTTCGGGACACGTGTCGACATTGCGAACCATACACCTGACGTCAACCAATCACGTCGCTGAAACTGATTGGATCTAATCGGCCTACCCTCATTCCACGTGTCCTTCTTAGCTTCATTTCCCTTCacgttttaatttttttgaaaattaaatcatacattttaataaataaaagtttctaaaataaTAGACCCAATTAATACATTTTGTTAGCTGCAAAATATTATTAAttcttatgattctatgtgatttaatttttttgcccaatattaattttcaagaaacattatttaataattttattttcgacatataaaaaaatattatcttataaatTATATATGGACAGATCGAGTTaagcttaattttttaaaattctatttgGGACGGACTTGGACagaaaaata contains:
- the LOC107928934 gene encoding putative pumilio homolog 7, chloroplastic, whose translation is MLESTAEIGNMKDDEEFEMLLDEIPHATSHNHHHHHHQHERKNHVNGSLHGMYGNGFMYDDDPSSSYLHNRTCVSPVSGFSLLSDGSSSSLFSHNGQSFSDHGSPPPPLEDFKPHLFGELDLCRNFSKLYISNDQENLGSSFRDFSLESNGIQRFDQFNVEKHGVCDTLRKGFSEFMPLSFNGGMAFSGLPHNLLGPQMYPQGMGCWNGTMRSPWQNKDQACNVLNLSPSLSNGELIVHGSPRPVRNMLNQGMPLSNGLARPRAHSNVGAFSNEDSFIIQGDGLNYVMINKGLDCSRGLNKAKDIGASKHREGRLQLDNWSQFAPACGNSKNAAKLCTSFSLPPKYNSLAEARGYIYLIAKDQHGCRFLQRLFDEGTREDVEMIFKEIIDHVVELMMNPFGNYLMQKLLEVCNEQQRMQILLMATEEPGQLVRISLNTHGTRVVQKLIETLKTRQQISLVVSALEPGFLSLIKDLNGNHVVQRCLQCLSCEDNKFIFIAAAKYCVDIATHQRGCCVLQRCISHSTGEYRDNLVEEISSNGLLLAQDAYGNYVVQFILELKIPSATSTLISQFEGNYVHLSSQKFSSHVVEKCLMVLNDESRSKLIHELLSTAHFERLLQDPHANYVVQTALRVSEGSLHNSLVEAIESHKAISRNSPYSKRILSQKLLKK